Proteins from one Meriones unguiculatus strain TT.TT164.6M chromosome 10, Bangor_MerUng_6.1, whole genome shotgun sequence genomic window:
- the LOC110561455 gene encoding large ribosomal subunit protein eL29-like → MGYHADCRHGQVREKDRTQPVPQTTKKWHQEQSQRYESLKGVDPKFLKNMHFAKKHNKKGLKKMQAMSSRAEAIKALVKPMAVKPKMPQGPHYKLSHLAFITHPKLGKQIRSYMTNGHRLCQPKLVCYAQVLRTPKTKEPIPMQMQEGIFITSLSSDPHLH, encoded by the coding sequence ATGGGTTACCATGCAGACTGCAGACATGGCCAAGTCCGAGAAAAAGACCGCACACAACCAGTCCCGCAAACGACAAAGAAATGGCATCAAGAACAGTCACAAAGATACGAATCTCTTAAGGGGGTCGACCCCAAGTTCCTGAAGAACATGCACTTTGCCAAGAAGCATAACAAGAAAGgcctgaagaagatgcaggcaatgAGTTCACGAGCAGAGGCCATCAAGGCCCTTGTGAAGCCTATGGCTGTGAAACCCAAGATGCCACAGGGCCCCCACTACAAACTCAGCCATCTGGCTTTCATCACTCACCCCAAGCTTGGGAAGCAGATTCGAAGCTATATGACCAATGGTCATAGGCTTTGccaaccaaagcttgtttgttatgcccaagtcttgCGGACCCCAAAGACCAAGGAGCCAATTCCAATGCAAATGCAGGAGGgtatttttattacaagcttgagctCAGACCCACACCTTCACTGA